In one window of Episyrphus balteatus chromosome 3, idEpiBalt1.1, whole genome shotgun sequence DNA:
- the LOC129916022 gene encoding nuclear pore complex protein Nup133 yields MDKSLHNQLFGGVSRSPFGSRTRQSSASSIVSGRKSMGGSGGGGGMKKGSITGRFSVSGRSTQSLAGIRSECNVVESFGFQLPVLVNEALTFTERNCGVSINCSSNGWAWALHGRRLLVWQYKDNRQGSPKYKDLSRTPQRRTTTAQCRELTLPHCDIGHKASLVTVFQPDGQQMASCLAVSPTGDVRYWPSIAHDGSSIDSNGILDGQEFDYLLAIPPQGYLLVTTTCNLLFLQLQVVNGRHVITHRSVKAPSGFFGGIGKKFASIIIGMNSGHDKENKFVKVDSEKISDNEWNVIVLADRWVQKWTFSSNGNEQLLFEETDVMRKIRDEFHQKFWNGRAESTEIELNLLDMQICDGKVYVFAGAVNTSHTPQMHYAIVILEQEPEYLRLATFIPLKLSQFYSTGTEVNCLQLRFIICRSYAYLYCDRTIYPVNLLNPTGGDLEAEKIEFQLQDDHILSAAVCGNIPLFFSRNHGLVCVSPSDFDNSDFLNSSYSPDVFTPPFSDSLNNTAINQSVNLNSLSMYELDPDEIFNDNKDEVSQLKAAFIYHIKRNNTMCTSILKDLVPADIGLDELDGQLDKTVVAIAEDLAEDIPAADPRWEQVERNLKHSLGSSSSLQIISQLKEKNLALSHFVDFLHSTGLWDKLNAVSYRGLVKPTCYVVSDINEKIIAAIALKMAHNKHNKLIDEALEIVISQWKEFPSGNLTSQDLFYVKLTRFQDVVQALCQVADTKIESHHQSSAIAAFLCDLNAVILSILNEVISFREQNMAKYILPADKSNSYEYLPWTAMSGKNGLRDSLSHLIALTVKYGAKSTGEPEIKYKLYQQIMELIDFVLDGRKNYLESIKDNEKYGVLLQQYESQRRELILILIDEGQYELAAKLAEKYLDFQSLVVICDQTGNQNRLDGYIEKYQEYDFSQFAINWHLRQNRQGDVFERFKGNQAALSQFLRDHPSLGWIQLIFNGDFDRAAGILFQLGQDETEFVQRKKSILSLAKLASLAADSDLSNQVTEINAELNLVDYQEQLNEQLMLSFGYDVENPKVLKAEEIINLFISEENETANEFDFRKAIELLNYVDDPCDVRHKIWCAAILRDSWTHYDMNSALDHLQSTLFFKLIEVCYLMDGDFDEFLPSIDEFLNSPDLGNLTQEKSFQYLLKLTYEHITDSFQKAMDQE; encoded by the exons ATGGATAAATCACTACACAATCAATTATTCGGTGGAGTATCACGAAGTCCATTTGGATCTAGAACCCGACAAAGTTCAGCAAGTTCAATTGTTTCGGGTCGCAAATCTATGGGTGGTAGCGGCGGCGGTGGCGGCATGAAAAAAGGTTCTATTACTGG tcGTTTTAGTGTTTCAGGTCGTTCTACTCAATCTCTAGCTGGCATACGATCCGAATGCAATGTCGTTGAAAGTTTTGGATTCCAATTGCCGGTGCTTGTCAATGAAGCACTCACATTTACCGAAAGAAATTGTGGTGTTTCTATCAATTGTTCAAGTAACGGTTGGGCATGG GCTCTCCATGGAAGACGATTGTTGGTTTGGCAATACAAAGACAATCGCCAGGGTTCCCCCAAGTACAAAGATCTTTCACGAACTCCCCAACGTCGAACAACAACCGCACAATGTCGAGAATTGACATTGCCTCACTGTGACATTGGCCACAAGGCTTCTTTGGTGACAGTCTTCCAACCAGATGGTCAGCAAATGGCTTCATGTCTGGCAGTGTCTCCAACTGGGGATGTACGTTATTGGCCATCGATTGCTCATGATGGTTCATCCATTGACTCTAATGGAATCCTAGATGGCCAAGAGTTTGACTACTTGCTTGCTATACCTCCTCAGGGTTACCTTTTAGTCactaccacatgcaacttgctgtTCCTACAATTGCAAGTTGTTAATGGAAGACATGTTATTACACATCGAAGTGTGAAGGCACCTTCTGGTTTCTTTGGTGGAATCGGAAAGAAATTTGCTTCGATAATAATCGGAATGAATAGTGGACATGATAAGGAAAAT aaatttGTCAAAGTGGACAGTGAAAAGATTTCAGATAACGAATGGAATGTCATTGTTTTGGCTGATCGATGGGTTCAAAAGTGGACATTTTCTAGTAATGGCAATGAACAACTTCTTTTTGAAGAAACAGATGTTATGAGGAAAATTCGAGATGAGTTTCATCAGAAGTTTTGGAATGGAAGAG CTGAAAGTACAGAAATCGAATTAAATTTGTTGGACATGCAAATATGTGATGGAAAAGTTTATGTGTTTGCTGGAGCTGTTAATACATCGCATACACCTCAAATGCATTATGCTATAG ttattttggAACAGGAACCGGAATATCTTCGTCTTGCTACATTCATTCCATTGAAACTTTCACAATTCTACAGTACTGGAACTGAAGTAAACTGCTTGCAACTTCGTTTCATTATCTGTCGATCATATGCTTATCTGTATTGCGACAGAACAATCTATCCTGTCAATCTTCTCAACCCAACTGGTGGTGATTTGGAAgcagaaaaaattgaattccaaCTTCAAGATGACCACATTCTTAGTGCAGCAGTTTGTGGCAATATACCACTTTTCTTCAGTCGCAATCACGGATTAGTGTGTGTTTCACCATCAGATTTTGATAATAGtgattttttgaattcttcaTATTCACCCGATGTTTTTACACCACCATTCTCGGACTCCTTGAATAACACCGCTATCAATCAAAGTGTTAATTTGAATAGCCTTTCGATGTACGAACTGGATCCAGATGAGATTTTCAATGACAACAAAGATGAAGTTAGTCAGCTTAAAGCTGCATTTATTTATCACATCAAACGGAATAATACCATGTGTACATCGATTTTGAAAGATCTAGTTCCAGCTGATATTGGTTTGGATGAACTTGATGGTCAGCTAGATAA AACCGTTGTGGCTATAGCTGAAGATCTGGCTGAAGATATACCAGCTGCTGATCCACGTTGGGAACAGGTcgaaagaaatttaaaacattCTTTAGGCAGTTCGTCATCTCTTCAAATCATAAGTCAATTGAAAGAAAAGAACTTGGCCCTGAGCCATTTTGTTGATTTTCTTCATTCCACCGGATTGTGGGACAAG CTGAATGCGGTTTCATATCGTGGGTTAGTCAAGCCGACGTGTTATGTCGTTTCAGATATAAATGAGAAAATTATCGCTGCCATTGCTTTGAAAATGGCTCACAATAA GCACAACAAGTTGATTGATGAAGCTCTAGAAATTGTAATTTCCCAATGGAAAGAGTTTCCATCTGGGAATCTAACCTCACAGGATTTGTTCTATGTCAAATTGACCCGATTCCAAGATGTTGTCCAGGCTCTTTGTCAAGTTGCTGACACAAAGATAGAATCTCATCACCAATCCTCAGCCATTGCAGCATTCTTGTGCGACTTGAATGCTGTCATCTTATCGATTTTGAATGAAGTAATATCGTTTAGAGAGCAAAATATGGCCAAGTATATTCTGCCGGCAGATAAAAGTAACTCATACGAGTATTTACCTTGGACAGCAATGTCTGGAAAAAATGGATTGCGTGACTCTCTATCACATTTGATTGCCCTTACTGTAAAATATGGAGCCAAGTCTACCGGAGAGCCAGAAATTAAATACAAACTATATCAACAAATAATggaattaattgattttgtactGGACGGAAGGAAGAATTATCTTGAGAGCATTAAAGACAATGAGAAATATGGTGTGCTGTTGCAGCAATATGAATCACAAAGAAGAGAGTTGATCTTAATTctaa tCGATGAAGGTCAATATGAATTAGCAGCTAAATTAGCAGAAAAATATCTTGATTTCCAAAGTTTGGTTGTAATTTGTGATCAGACTGGCAATCAAAATCGTTTAGATGGATACATTGAAAAATATCAAGAATATGATTTTTCACAATTTGCTATCAATTGGCATTTGAGACAAAATCGACAAGGTGATGTATTTGAACGTTTTAAGGGCAATCAAGCTGCGCTGTCGCAATTCTTGAGAGATCATCCATCACTTGGTTGGattcaattgatttttaatggagattttGATAGAGCTGCAGGAATTCTATTCCAATTGGGTCAGGATGAAACGGAATTTGTTCAAAGAAAgaag TCTATATTATCTTTGGCCAAATTAGCATCCCTAGCTGCTGATTCAGATCTCTCCAATCAAGTCACTGAAATAAATGCAGAACTAAACTTGGTCGACTATCAGGAACAACTTAACGAACAATTGATGTTATCATTTGGCTATGATGTCGAGAATCCTAAAGTATTAAAAGCCGAAGAAATTATAAAT CTTTTTATATCTGAAGAAAATGAGACTGCCAATGAATTTGATTTTCGCAAAGCCATCGAACTTCTTAATTACGTTGATGATCCTTGTGATGTCCGTCACAAAATATGGTGTGCAGCTATTTTAAGAGATTCCTGGACACATTATGATATGAATTCAGCATTGGATCATCTGCAAAGTAcacttttctttaaattaatagAAGTCTGTTATTTAATGG aTGGCGATTTCGATGAATTCCTTCCTTCTATTGATGAATTCTTAAACAGTCCAGATTTGGGCAATTTAACACAAGAAAAATCATTCCAGTATCTCTTGAAGTTAACCTACGAGCATATAACAGACTCTTTTCAGAAAGCTATGGATCAGGAATGA